One window of the Lycorma delicatula isolate Av1 chromosome 3, ASM4794821v1, whole genome shotgun sequence genome contains the following:
- the LOC142321514 gene encoding uncharacterized protein LOC142321514 isoform X1 has translation MLEKLFILNNKYILANNFKTANKIFCAYIFKCNNNKSFERSVVYWVLQIFRNSPKYETCLMINETRNKNNTEIKQLLKNKYSLSLLNTDELLNYLLIISKYNVIKDKDVIKNVDDEFIRRLQMYDYVNDNDKYKDVLKVTDSLIYFTHNKIRLRSYLACVENIKSIIKNKEITLQHFIQCAFYVSILKGDPIAREIMNLVIVKLYTQTKIFNGLTSTELAIFCNSVYKTGTKIKSKKVLRAIIDAIDKDTDMLFTNDKLCTSILKPLHQAKYHDYSFLKNLSSKIINKHEADIEKYNFTTNVYLLKLFSNALYNDEFLINYLADSAIRKLQTMYKNKEYIRAKDISILLKSFCELGYDSLKQRTVKDVLPVIKDAINNDHIEQIEQPSLAEIILWLNVLFPCENDFMDKVINSRIIVKGKNNTIKGTARMNLLLIILYIEKLLPATKIDELISLIEPTRGRDLSMERIFELHYPIYRTYQAVKCLAMTNNSMIKNVTLECQIPNLFIPGITVDGERYKIAIEVLYSKVCLYNTLIPNGYMKLKFRLLKTLGYKVITITEDIINKENEHLFVTIEDNIQRLKEDYI, from the exons atgttagaaaaactgtttatcttgaataataagtatattttagctaacaattttaaaactgcaaataaaatattttgtgcttatatttttaaatgtaataataataaatcatttgaaaGATCTGTTGTTTATTGGGTTCTTCAGATTTTTAGAAATAGTCcaaaatatgaaacttgtttGATGATCAATGAAACTAGGaataaaaacaatacagaaataaaacaattactaaaaaataaatacagtttatctttgttaaatacagacgaattattgaattatttattaattattagtaaatataatgttataaaagataaagatgtaataaaaaatgttgatgatGAATTTATAAGAAGATTACAGATGTACGACTATGTCAATgacaatgataaatataaagatgttCTTAAGGTAAcagattctttaatttattttacgcaCAACAAAATAAGATTAAGGTCATACTTAGCAtgtgttgaaaacattaaaagtataataaaaaataaggaaattacattgCAGCATTTCATACAGTGTGCATTTTATGTGAGTATATTAAAAGGTGATCCAATTGCGAGGGAAATTATGAATTTAGTAATAGTAAAGTTATATactcaaactaaaatatttaatggatTGACAAGTACAGAATTAGCTATATTTTGTAATTCAGTTTATAAAActggtacaaaaataaaatcaaaaaaagtattaCGTGCTATTATTGATGCTATTGATAAAGATACTGATATGTTATTCACAAATGATAAATTATGTACATCGATTTTAAAACCTTTACACCAGGCTAAATATCATgactattcatttttaaaaaacttatccaGTAAGATTATAAACAAACATGAAGCAgacattgaaaaatataattttacaactaatgtttatttattgaaattgttttcaaatgcACTTTATAATGATGAATTTCTCATAAATTATTTAGCCGATTCAGCAATAAGAAAACTACaaactatgtataaaaataaagaatatattagaGCAAAAGATATTTCCATACTCCTAAAATCATTTTGTGAATTAGGTTATGATTCATTGAAACAACGCACTGTTAAAGATGTACTTCCAGTAATAAAAGATGCTATAAACAATGATCACATAGAACAAATTGAACAACCAAGTTTAGCAGAGATAATTTTAtggttaaatgttttatttccatGTGAGAATGATTTCATGGATAAAGTCATTAATTCCAGAATAAtagttaaaggaaaaaataataccattaaaGGTACTGCtagaatgaatttattattgataatattatacaTAGAAAAGTTATTACCCGCTACAAAAATTGATGAGCTAATAAGTTTAATTGAGCCAACCCGTGGACGTGATTTAAGTATGGAACGGATTTTTGAGTTGCATTATCCTATATACAGAACATATCAAGCTGTTAAATGTCTTGCAATGACAAACAACAGTATGATAAAAAATGTGACATTAGAATGTCAGATCCCAAATTTATTCATTCCTGGTATAACTGTTGATGGAGAAAG ATATAAGATTGCAATCGAAGTGTTGTACAGCAAAGTATGTTTATACAATACATTAATACCAAAtggttatatgaaattaaaattcagactACTAAAAACACTGGGATATAAAGTAATTACT ataacAGAAGATATTATCAATAAGGAAAATGAGCATTTGTTTGTGACAATTGAAGATAACATCCAAAGattaaaagaagattatatttag
- the LOC142321514 gene encoding uncharacterized protein LOC142321514 isoform X2 has product MLEKLFILNNKYILANNFKTANKIFCAYIFKCNNNKSFERSVVYWVLQIFRNSPKYETCLMINETRNKNNTEIKQLLKNKYSLSLLNTDELLNYLLIISKYNVIKDKDVIKNVDDEFIRRLQMYDYVNDNDKYKDVLKVTDSLIYFTHNKIRLRSYLACVENIKSIIKNKEITLQHFIQCAFYVSILKGDPIAREIMNLVIVKLYTQTKIFNGLTSTELAIFCNSVYKTGTKIKSKKVLRAIIDAIDKDTDMLFTNDKLCTSILKPLHQAKYHDYSFLKNLSSKIINKHEADIEKYNFTTNVYLLKLFSNALYNDEFLINYLADSAIRKLQTMYKNKEYIRAKDISILLKSFCELGYDSLKQRTVKDVLPVIKDAINNDHIEQIEQPSLAEIILWLNVLFPCENDFMDKVINSRIIVKGKNNTIKGTARMNLLLIILYIEKLLPATKIDELISLIEPTRGRDLSMERIFELHYPIYRTYQAVKCLAMTNNSMIKNVTLECQIPNLFIPGITVDGER; this is encoded by the exons atgttagaaaaactgtttatcttgaataataagtatattttagctaacaattttaaaactgcaaataaaatattttgtgcttatatttttaaatgtaataataataaatcatttgaaaGATCTGTTGTTTATTGGGTTCTTCAGATTTTTAGAAATAGTCcaaaatatgaaacttgtttGATGATCAATGAAACTAGGaataaaaacaatacagaaataaaacaattactaaaaaataaatacagtttatctttgttaaatacagacgaattattgaattatttattaattattagtaaatataatgttataaaagataaagatgtaataaaaaatgttgatgatGAATTTATAAGAAGATTACAGATGTACGACTATGTCAATgacaatgataaatataaagatgttCTTAAGGTAAcagattctttaatttattttacgcaCAACAAAATAAGATTAAGGTCATACTTAGCAtgtgttgaaaacattaaaagtataataaaaaataaggaaattacattgCAGCATTTCATACAGTGTGCATTTTATGTGAGTATATTAAAAGGTGATCCAATTGCGAGGGAAATTATGAATTTAGTAATAGTAAAGTTATATactcaaactaaaatatttaatggatTGACAAGTACAGAATTAGCTATATTTTGTAATTCAGTTTATAAAActggtacaaaaataaaatcaaaaaaagtattaCGTGCTATTATTGATGCTATTGATAAAGATACTGATATGTTATTCACAAATGATAAATTATGTACATCGATTTTAAAACCTTTACACCAGGCTAAATATCATgactattcatttttaaaaaacttatccaGTAAGATTATAAACAAACATGAAGCAgacattgaaaaatataattttacaactaatgtttatttattgaaattgttttcaaatgcACTTTATAATGATGAATTTCTCATAAATTATTTAGCCGATTCAGCAATAAGAAAACTACaaactatgtataaaaataaagaatatattagaGCAAAAGATATTTCCATACTCCTAAAATCATTTTGTGAATTAGGTTATGATTCATTGAAACAACGCACTGTTAAAGATGTACTTCCAGTAATAAAAGATGCTATAAACAATGATCACATAGAACAAATTGAACAACCAAGTTTAGCAGAGATAATTTTAtggttaaatgttttatttccatGTGAGAATGATTTCATGGATAAAGTCATTAATTCCAGAATAAtagttaaaggaaaaaataataccattaaaGGTACTGCtagaatgaatttattattgataatattatacaTAGAAAAGTTATTACCCGCTACAAAAATTGATGAGCTAATAAGTTTAATTGAGCCAACCCGTGGACGTGATTTAAGTATGGAACGGATTTTTGAGTTGCATTATCCTATATACAGAACATATCAAGCTGTTAAATGTCTTGCAATGACAAACAACAGTATGATAAAAAATGTGACATTAGAATGTCAGATCCCAAATTTATTCATTCCTGGTATAACTGTTGATGGAGAAAG ataa